The DNA region GCCCGACGCGCTTCGGCGCGGCCCCCAACACGCAGACGTGCCCCGTCTGCCTCGGCATGCCGGGATCTCTCCCCGTGCTGAACCGCACCGCGGTCGAGTTCGCCGCGAAGGCGGCGCTCGCCACGGGCTGCACGATCAACAGGAGATCGATCTTCGCGCGGAAGAACTACTTCTACCCCGATCTCCCGAAGGGATACCAGATCTCGCAGTACGAGCTGCCCCTGGCCGTGGAGGGGCGCATCCCCATCGAGCCCGAGAGCGGGCCGCGCGCCATCGGCCTCACGCGCATCCACATGGAGGAGGACGCCGGCAAGCTCGTCCACGAGGGGATGGCCGACTCGGCGACGCGCTCGTACGTCGACTTCAACCGATCCGGCACCCCTCTCATCGAGATCGTCAGCAAGCCCGACATCCGGACCTCGGAGGAGGCCTACCTGTACCTCACGCGGCTCCGGAGCATCCTCCTCTACGTCGAGGTCTGCGACGGGAACATGGAGGAGGGATCGCTCCGGTGCGACGCGAACGTGTCGATTCGAAGGCCGGGTGAGACGCTCGGCACGCGCGCGGAGATCAAGAACCTGAACTCCTTCCGGAACGTGCAGCGCGCGATCGAGTACGAGATCGCCCGCCAGGCGGAGCTCCTCGACGGCGGCGGCCGCGTCGTGCAGGAGACGCGCCTCTGGAACGCAGGCCAGGGACGCACCGAGCCGATGAGATCGAAGGAAGAGGCGATGGACTACCGCTACTTTCCCGAGCCCGACCTCCCCCCTCTCCTCGTGGACGAGGCGTGGCTCGAGGAGCTGAGGAAGTCGATCCCCGAGCTCCCGGTGGAGAAGAAGATCCGCTACGTGACCTCGCTCGGCCTCGCCCCCAAAGACGCGCACTTCCTCTCGGGGGAGCCGGCGCTCGCCGGCTTTTTCGAGACGGTCGCGGCCCGGAGCGGCAACCCGCGCGCGGCGGCCGCGTGGGTCGGCAGCGAGCTGATGGGCCGGCTCAACGCGGCGAAGTCCGACATCCGGAGAACTCCGGTCGCCCCCGAATCCCTCGGCGACCTGGTGAAGCTCATCGATGCCGGCACGATTTCCGGCAAGATCGCGAAGACGGTCTTCGACGAGATGTTCGAGACGGGGGGCGCCCCCGAGGCGATCGTGCGCGCGAAGGGGCTCGTGCAGATCAAGGACGAGGGGGCGATCGGCGCCGTCGTCGACAAAGTCATCGCCGAGAGCCCCTCCCAGGTCGAGCAGTACCGCGCCGGGAAGGGCGCGGCGCTGGGGTGGTTCGTGGGACAGGTCATGAAAGCCTCGGGGGGGAAGGCCAACCCCGGCCTCGTCAACAAGCTCCTCAAAGAGAAGCTGGGGTAGCGCATCGCGCGCCTCGGGAATGCGCTCGCCGCGCTCGCGGCGGCTCTCGCGATCGCGGCCGCGCCGGCCGCCGTCGCGCGCGCGGACGACGCGGTCGTCCTGCAGGCCCCTCCCTTCACCGTCCGCGCCGACGAGCCCTTGAGGCGCTACGCCGAGATCGCGGCCGACGCCGCGCCGGCCGCCGCGGCGTCGATTGCCGAGTCGCTCGGCCTCCCCGCCGCCTCGCGCGGCACGATCGCGCTTATCGGCCCCGAGACGACCGACGAGGAGATACGGCAGTCGGCGGCGGGAATCCCGGCGTGGGCCGCGGGGATCACCCTCCCCTCCTCCGCCACGATCCTCATCAGGCTCGACCGCCTGGGCGGCTACGGGCAGCGGCAGCTCCTCTCGGTGCTCGACCACGAGCTCGTCCACCTGACGGTGGCGCAGGGGCTCGAGGGGCGCGATGCGCGCCTCCCTCCCTGGCTCGCCGAGGGAATCGCCTCGTCCCTCGCGCACGAAGGGGAGTGGCGCGACCTGTGGATCGTCTGGACCTCCCCCCTCGCGTCGTCGAGCCGCCCTTTCGCCGATCTCGACGCCGCCCTCGCCCGGGGGGAGGACTCGAAGTCCCTCGCCTACGCAGGGTCTCTCGCGGCCGTCGGCTTTCTCAGGGAGCGGTACGGCGCGGGGCTCGTCCCGGGGCTTCTCGCGGGGATGCGATCCGGCAGGGATTTCGACGCGGCCTTCGCCGCCGCCTCGGGGGTGAGCGTCAGGAGCGCGGAGGCGGCGTGGGCCCACGAGCTGAACCTCCCGTGGATCTGGCTGGTGCGGGTCGGGTCGTCGTACACCATCTGGATGGTCGCGACCCTCCTCGTCCTCGTCGCGTACCTGGTGAAGCGGTACCGCTCCCGGAAGACGCTCGATCGCTGGAGCGACGACGAGGGGCCGCCGCCGCCACGCGACCCCGGCCCCGCCGATCCTTTCGGCGGCTGGGGCGGCGACGAGACGGTCCACTGATACAATGACGATCCGGATGCCGCGATGATTCAGCTCTACCACGTGACCAAGCGCTACGCGCCGGGGATCAGCGCCCTGACGGACGTCTCCCTCCAGATCGACAAGGGGGACTTCGTCTTCCTGACCGGCCCGAGCGGCGCCGGGAAGACGACGCTCCTCAAGATGCTCTTCCTTCAGGAGCTGCCGACGGAGGGGCAGATCCTCGTCAATGGGCGCAATCTCGCATCCCTTGCCGCGGCGCGCGTCCCCTACCTGAGGCGGACGGTCGGCGTCGTCTTCCAGGACTTCAAGCTGATCCACCGCAAGACGATCTTCGAGAACATCGCCCTCTCCCTCCACGTCGTGGGCGTCCCCGAATCGGAGCACAAGACGCGCGTCCTCCGGATGCTGCGCCTCGTCGGCCTCCAGCACCGCATCCACTCGTTCCCGCGGGAGGTCTCGGGAGGAGAGCAGCAGCGCGTGGCCATCGCGCGCGCCCTCATCAACGAGCCGGTCTTGCTCCTCGCGGACGAGCCGACGGGGAACCTCGACCCGGAGCTGAGCGACGAGATCATGAGGCTCTTCCGCGACATCAACGCCCACGGCACGACGGTCGTCGTCGCAACGCACGACCGCGAGCTGATCCGGAAGTTCGGGCGGCGCGTCATCCACCTCGAGGCGGGGCGCGTCACCGAAGCGGGCCGCGGCGCCGAGTGGGCGAGGGCATGAAGCTCCGGGCGCCGCACCTCGTGAAGCTCCGGTACTTCGTCCGCGAGACGCTCGTCAACGTCGCCCGCGCGCGGATGGTGAACTTCCTGACGATCGGCATCATCGCCGCGTCGCTCTTCGTCCTGGGAGGATTCCTTCTCCTCGCCTCGAACCTCCACGGCGCGGTCGCCGAGTGGAACAAGGTCGCGATCAACGCTTATCTGCGGGACGACGCCCCGGTCGACAAGGTGGAAAAGCTCAGGGCCTCGATCGCGGCGGACCCGGTCGTCCGCGACGTGCGCTTCATCTCGAAGAGGGACGCCGCGGCGCTCTTCCGGGAGCGGTTCGCCCACCTCGCCGCGGCGGCCGACGATCTCGGGGGGGATCTCTTCCCGGCGAGCTTCGAGATCCTCGCCCGGGGCGGCCGCGAGGAGCGGATCCAGGCGACCGAGAGCCTCGTCGCCTCGCTCCGCGCGAACCCGATCGTCGAGGAGGTGCGGGACAACGAGGCCGAGGCGCGGAAGGTCCTCGCCCTCGTGGGGATCGTCTCGGCCGGCGGGTGGACGATCGGCGGGGTCCTCGCCGTCGCATCGTTCTTCACGATCTTCAACGTCATCCGCCTCACCGTCTACCAGAGGCGCGACGAGATCTCGATCCAGCGCCTCGTGGGGGCGACGGCGACCTTCATCCGGATGCCGTTCGTGCTCGAGGGGACGCTCCAGGGGGCGGCCGGCGCGGTCGCCGCCGAGATCGTCCTCTTCGCCGCCTACGGCCGCCTCGCCGCCTACGCCGCGGCCACGGCGAACCCCTTCCTGAAGCTGCTGACGTCCGGGTTCCTCACGCCGGGGCAGGCGGCGCTTCTCGCGCTGGGAGGGACGCTCATCGGCACCGCGGGGAGCCTGATCAGCCTCAGGAAGTTCCTGGCGGACTGACGCGCCGGCGCGCGGGCGCGCGGGCGCGCGTCAGAACTCGTAGCCGATATAGAACTCGGACTTCCAGTTGGTTGTCGGGGTCGTGGTGAATCCGCACTGCGACAATAGGACGGGAACCTGCGCGCGGTCGAACGAGATGATGCCGTGTGGGGGCATGGGATCGCGGACGATGGTCGTCGCCAGCGACTGCCGGCAGGTCTTCCCGACCATCCCGGAGGGCCCATTGAGATCGACGATGCCGTACGGGAGCTGCTTCGCGAATGCCCAGTTGAGATCGAAGACCCCCAGCCGGACGTTGAGCCCGATGCCGTAGGAGGCCCTCGCGTCTCGAAGCGCGTGCTGGCTCGAGTCGTAGAATTTGAAGTCACGGAATAGTCCTGTTGAGTTGATAAGCGCCACGGGGGTCGGTTTCGCGAGCTCTCGATCGAAGAAGCGCCCGTCCTGCGTCCACGCCGCCCCCGCGTCGAAGAAGAGGACGCCGCGAATCCACCGGAGCGCGCCCCCCCAGGGCCACTGAACCCTGTCCACCAGCGGGAAGCGGAGTTCGAAATTGGTCCATACCGCCTGGTCGCCGATGAACTCGCGGTACCTGTAGCCGCGGATCTGGTTGTACCCGCCGATGCCGAACAGCGTGGCTCCGCGCCCATCCGACAGCAGACTCCCCACTCTCCAAGCGAAGAGCGAGCGATACGTGAGCTTCGTGTAGGAGCGGTAGTCGAACTCGTAGTTCGTGAACGAAGCAGGGTCGCTCCCCGAGGCCAGTGGGGACGTCGTCGCGGCGATCCTGAACCGCTTTCCGTGCCAGGGCCCCCACGGATTGTACCGGAGCGTGTCGCCCACGAAGGCGACGCCGACCTCCGCAAGCGATCCCCTGACCCGATCGCCGGTGAACACGCCGAATTCATCCCTCTTCGGCGGCCGGTTCGGGTCGAGCAGCTCTCCAATCTGAGGGCTGATGATGTCCCGGCTCGTGGCACCGATGATTCCCTCAATCCGGTAATGGCTGCTGAGCGGGAGGAAGAAGCCCGTGCTCAGTGTGGAGTCGACGTTGCCGCGGATGCGCGTGAAGAAGCCGCTGGCCGACGGCAGGACGAGGAAGTCGCTGTAGTAGTTGTACCGGTAGTAATGCTGGAGCCGTGTCTCCAGGTTCACGTAACCGAGATCATACGTTTCGTAGTTCGCGACGGAAAAGACGTTGAACCAGAACCGCCGACCGCCGAGGAGATCCGCGAAGGAGACGGCGCCGCTTCCGATGACGGTGCCGTCGCTGACCACGCCGATGCCGATCGGCGAGGCATCCTCGACGTGGAACTTGTGCTTCACGTACGGCTGCTTCTCGCTCTGGTCGACCGTCAGCTTGAGCGGCGGCTCGAAGGGCTTCATCTCGCCGACCTCCCCCGCGCGCTCGGCGGGGGTGATCACCTTGAGCGGCTTGGTCGTGTCGACCTCGTAGAGCGCGAACCGGCCGCCGTAGTACGACGTGGCGACCGCCTTGCTCTTCCCGCGCTCGGCCGGCCGATCCTGCGGGCTCATGTAGCCGCCGCCCACGTCGGTGAACTGGCGCACCTCCCCCGAGTCGAGATCGAGCGAGTAGACGTTGAAGATGTCGGAGGAGACGTCGGAGCAGTAGTAGATCTTCGTCCCGTCCCGCGAGAACGACGGCGTGATCTCGCTGCTCTGGCCGAAGGTGAGCTGCGTCTTCCGGGTCGGATCCTCGACGTCGAGGGTGAAGACCTTCCACCAGGCGTCGACCCGCCGGTTGTAGAGCATCGTCTTGCCGTCTGAAGAGTACGACGGGTTCGCGTCGTAGTACTCGTCGTCTGTCATGTTCCGCATGTGCCCCGACTCGAGATCCAGCTCGAAGATGTCCACCACGCCGCCGAGGTTGCCGGCGAAGAGGATCTTCTTCCCGTCGGGCGAGAAGGCGGGCGAGGCGGGATCCACCGGCTCGATCTCGATGTTGCGCACCTCGTGCCCGGTGAGCGCGTTGATGATCAGCAGCCGGCGCCGGTTCTCCTTGCGCACGAAGAAGGCGAGGAGGTCGCCGTCCGGGGACCACGCGAGGTCGGTCTTCCCCTCGAACACCTCGGTGCTGATGAACTCGTACTCGTTGGTGAACCCCTTGGTGAGGTTCTTGATCACCTCGCCGTCCTTGGCCTGGAGGATGACGACGTCGATGTCGTAGTAGCGGTTCGTCAGGACCGCGACGAGATCCCCCGAGGGGGAGAGGACCGGCGAGAAGGTCATCACCCCGGGGAGCTTGAAGCCGATCTGCTTCCCGTAGTCCTCGGGCTCCCCCTTCTCGAGGAGCGTCGGCAGGTATTTCTGACGCAGGTAGCGCTGGAAGAGCCGATCGAACTCGTCGGCCTCGACGCCGAAGGCCTCCTTCACCGCCTTCTCGATGTTCCCGGTGAGAAGGACCTTGCGGAACTCGACCAGGAAGTTGCGGATCCCCTCCGCCCCCCACTTCGTCTCGATGAAGTCGAAGGCCGCCCGGCCGTAGCGGTAGATGAGGAAGTTGATCCCCTGCACCTTGGAGATGGGCGGCACGACGCCGTGGATGACGGCGTCGCGGATGATCATCCGGTCGAGGCTGTCCTCGTCCTTCCCCATGTGGCTCGCGAGCCCCTCCATGAGCCACTGCGGCGCGCGGCCGCGGATGATGCGCCCGAACGAGTCCTGGTAGAGGATGCTGAACTCGAAGATGTGCGTCATCTCGTGCGTCAGGACCTGGTAGAGCTTGTCCGGCGGGTGATCGATGGAGAGGAGCACGCGGTGCTCGAACGGCTCCGCGAAGGCCAGCTCCGCCTCGGAGACGACGTCCCCCACGTTCGTCTGCTCGAACTCGGCGTGCGTCCGGTAGTAGATGAGCGGGACGCGGTACTTCGGCTCGTGGTCGAAGGCCTTCGAGAGGTAGAGGTAGGCGCTCTCCGCGTACGAGACCATCTGCTCGAGGTAGGCCTCCTCCTCCGGGTAGTAGTAGACGTCGAAGTGAGGGGACTTGTAGATGTGCCAGTCGAAGGGCTGGTACTGGACCTTGTTCCTGCCGAAGTACCCCTGCGCCCCCGCGGGGCCGGACGCGGCGAGGGCCAGAAGGGCCGCGGCGGCGAGAAGCGTGGCGGCTCGGCGGCGGATCGGCGTCGTGTGGGCTCGCGGCAAGCGGTTCACTCCGTGAGAAGATACCGCGTCTCGGACCTCTCGCGCGGCGTGACCACCCCCAGGAGATCGGGGGACATGCGCTCGGCGAGCTGGAGCAGGGCGTTCAGGGAATCGTTGCCCAGCCCCTCGTACATCACCTCTTCCGTCAGCCGCCCCTCGTAGACCAGCTCCCCCGTCGCGCCGCGGAAGAAGTAGTGGGTCGCGCCGAGCTTGAACCCCTCGCGATCGGCGTACCGCGTCCGCCGGTAGCGCTGCCCCGTCGTCGGGTTGATGATGTCCTCCTGCACGAACCCCGACTTGTTGCTCTTGTCGAAATCGACCAGCCCCGCGAGGATCAGGTCGGCGCTGAACCGCTCGCCGAGGCGCTTCCAGTAGGCGGCGTTCTTCACGATCTCGGCGGGCTCCTGCTCGGGGAGCGGCGGAGGGTCGGCGTCGATCACCTCGAAGTTGGATCGGTGCTTGAGGAGCGACTTGAGGTGCTTGCGGTACTCGACGTCGATGTCGAGATCCGGGTTGTCGTTCGCCCGGAAGCCGGCGACGAGGACCCGCCGCACGCCCGTCACGTCGATCTTCTGCGGCATCTGGAGCTTGATCTGCACCTCGAGGATGCCGGCGCGCGCTCCCATCGCCCCGAGCCCCGCCACGAGGAGCGCGAGCGCCGCGCTCGCGAGCGGACGCCGCCCCTGCCGCTCAGCGCCCACGGCCCCCCCCTCCGGCGGATCCGGGCGCGGCGTTGGGATCTTGCGGGGCCTTCGGGGCCTGCGCGGGGATTGCCGGCGCCGGGGTCGCGGCGGCCTTCGGGTCGTTGCGGGTGGCGAGGTACGCCTTCAGGCGATCGCCGTTCTCGCGGATCTTCGCGTTCGCCGGATCGATCTCGAGGGCCTTCGCGTACGCGGCGGCGGCCTTCGAGTACTCCCCGATGCTCTCGAGCGCGACCCCGAGGTCGTTCTGGGCGGCGGCGTTCCCCTCGTCGGCCCGGACGGCCTTGCCGAAGCGGAAGGCGGCCTCGTGCCAGGAGCCTTTCTCCGCCATGCGCACGCCAAACGCGAGCTGGCGCGTGGCCTCCCCCTTGTCGGGAGCGGCGCCGAAGGAGATGGACGCGATGAGGACCGCGCCGGCGAGCGCGGGAAGCCTTCTCAAAGGTCGCCCTCCGTGCGCCCGTGCGGGACCGTCTCGGGCGGCGGAGTATAGTTCAGCGCTCTCGGGGCCTTCAATCGAGCGCTCATCGGCTGAAGTAACCGCGGCGCGCCGCGACCTTCAATCCGGGGCGCGAGACGCTCACGCCGATGCGGCGAAAGCCCTCGGCGCCGGCGGGCGGGGTGTACCCCAGGAGGTACCGGCTTCCCACCGACTCGGCGACGCTCGCGAAGGCCGCCTGAAGGTCCGACGCGTGGACCGCCGAGAAGGCCTCCCCTCCCGTCTCCTCCGCCATGTGTCTCAGGATGGAGACCGCCGCCCGCGGGCCGAAGGCGACCGTGTAGATCGACACGTCGCGCCGCGTCGCGCCGTCGATGACGGCCCCCAGCCTCTTCTCCGACTCGTCCTGGGGGTGGAGCGTCTCCGTGCCGTCGGTGAAGACGACCGCCACGCGCCCGCCGTCGCGCGGCTCGAGCCTCGAGGAGGCCGCGTCGGCCGCGTCGAAGAGGGCCGTGTTGTCCCCCCCCAGGCGAAGGGCCGCGATCGTCGACTCCACGGCGCGCCGGTCGGAGGTGAAGTCGAGATCGAACCGCGCCGCGTCGTCGAACGACTCGACCGCGAAGGCGGCGGGGAGGCGCTGGCCGCGCACGAAATCGATGGCGGCGCGCTTCGCCGCGAGATCCTGCTGGCGCATGCTCGGGCTCGTGTCGAGGGCGAGGACGATCGACACCGGCCGCGCCTCGCGGCCGAAGGCCGCAATCTCTTGAGGCCTCCCCTCCTCGGTGATCGTGAAGTCGGCGCGATTGAGATCGAGGATCGGCCGGCCGGCGGCGTCGCGGACGACGACCGGGACGAGGACGAGCGAGACGTCCACCGTCTCGACGGCCGGGGCGGGAGGGGGGAGATCGGATGGGGCGGCGAGAACCCCGAAAGCGCCGGCCGTCGCCAGTGCGGCGGCCCAACCGAAGCGCGGCATGGGGCGAGTATAGAATAGGCGCATGCGCGCCCTCGACGCGATCGTGCGCGTCCCCCCCTCCAAGAGCCTGACCAACCGCGCTCTCGCGGCCGCCGCCTTCGCGACCGGGACCTCCGGGATCGTGAACCCCCTCGTCGCCGACGACACGACGCTGATGGCCGGGGCGCTCCGCGCGCTCGGCGTCCGGATTCTCGAGGAGCCGGGGCGCTGGATCGTCGAAGGGGCCTGCGGCCCCCCCCGGATCGCGGAGGCGACGCTCGCTCTCGGCAACGCCGGCACGGCGATGAGGTTCCTCACCCCCCTCGTGGCGGCGGGGCGCGGGCGGTACGTGCTGGACGGCACGGCCCGGATGCGCGAGCGCCCGATCGGCGATCTCCTCTCGGCGCTGCGCTCCCTCGGGGTGGAGGCGCGCTCTCTCGGCGCGAACGGGTGCCCTCCGGTCGAGGTCGTCGCTTCGGGACTTCCCGGCGGTGACGTCACGCTCCGCGGCTCCGTGTCCAGCCAGTTCGTCTCGGGCCTGTTGCTCGCGGCGCCGCTCGCGGCCGGGGATCTCGTGATTCGGATCGATGGCCCGCTCGTCTCCCGCCCCTACGTGCATCTGACCCTCGATGTCATGAAAAGGTTTGGGGCGGCGATCGAGGAAATCGCCGGCCCCGCGTGGCGCATCGCCCCCACGGGGTACGCCGCGCGCGAGTACGAGATCGAGGGGGACGCCTCGAGCGCCTGCTTCTGGTTCGCGGCCGCCGCCGTGACGGCGGGGCGGGTGCTCGTCGCGGGAATCCCCGCCGGCTCGCGCCAGGGGGATCTCGGATTCCTCGACCTCCTCGAGGGGATGGGGTGCCGCGTGCGCCGCGACGATCCGCGCGGCCTCGTCGTCGAGGGGTCGGCGCTCCGGGGGATCGACGCCGATCTCCGCGACATGCCCGACACCGCCCCGCCCCTCGCCGCCGTCGCGATCTTCGCTTCCGGACCCACACGCATCCGCGGCGCGGCGCACCTGCGCGACAAGGAGAGCGATCGCATCGCGGGGCTCGCCGCCGGGCTCGGCCGGCTCGGCGCGCGCGTCGAGGAGCACCGCGACGGGCTGACGATCCACCCGGGGCCGCTCCACGGGGCCGCGCTCGATCCCCTGGAGGATCATCGCCTCGCGATGGCCTTCGCCGTCGCGGGGCTGGGGATCCCGGGGGTGGAGGTCCTGCACCCGGAGTGCGTCGCCAAGTCGTACCCGCTATTCCTCGCCGAGCTGCAGGCGGCCGCCGCGCCCCACCCCGGGACGGCGCCCCGCGGGATCTCCTCCTGATGTGCGGCATCGGGGGGCTGCTGTTCCGCGACGCCGATCGCCCCGTCGAATCATCGCACCTCGACGCCATCGCCGGCTCGATGGTCCACCGGGGCCCCGACGACGTCGGCTCGCTCCTTGACGGGAGCTTCGGTCTCACCATGCGGCGCCTCTCCGTCATCGATCTCGCGTGCGGCCACCAGCCGATCTGGAACGAGACGCGCACCGTCGCCGTCGTGCTGAACGGGGAGATTTACAATCACAAGGAGCTGCGGGCCGACCTGACGCGCCGCGGCCACCGGTTCGACACCGGCTCGGACGCGGAATCCATCGTCCATCTCTACGAGGAGCTAGGCCCCACCGCCGATCTTCCCGCCCGCCTCCACGGCATGTTCGCCTTCACACTCTACGACGCGGAGCGGAAGCTCGCCTTCCTCGCCCGGGATCGCGTCGGGAAGAAGCCGCTGTACCTGTATCGCGACGCGGCCGTGCTCGCGTTCGCCTCCGAGATCGACGCCCTCTTCGCCCCCGCGCTCCCGTTCGACCGGACGATCGACGCGGAGGCCCTCGACGCCTACTTCGCCACGCAGTACGTCTGCGGCCCGCAGACCGTCTTCAGGAACGTCCGCCAGCTTCCCCCCGCCTCGCACCTGATCCTGGAGCGCCGCGGCGCCGCGTGGGTGGAGCGCCCCGAGGCGCGCTACTGGTCCCTTCCGGCGTCCCCGGTGGTGGAAGGTCCCCCCTGGCGGTCGTTCCCGCAGGCGGTGGCGGGGTGCGAGGCCGAGCTCCGGAGGGCCGTGAGGCAGCGGCTGATGAGCGACGTCCCTCTCGGCGTCCTCCTCTCGGGAGGTCTCGACAGCAGCCTCGTGGCCGCGATGGTGGCGCGAGAGAGCGGCCCCCCGGTGAGGACCTACTCCATCGGCTTCGACGATCCCCGCCTCGACGAGACGGAGGCGGCCCTGCGCGTCGCGCGGTACCTCGGCACCGAGCACCGTTCCATCATCATGCCGTCGCTGCGCGCCGAGGACCTGGTGTCGATCATCCGGCGGACGGATCAGCCCCTGGCGGACCCCGCGGTCGTCCCGACCTGGTATCTCTCGAGGCTCGCCCGCGAAGGGGTGACCGTCGCGCTCTCCGGCGAGGGGGCGGACGAGATCTTCGGCGGATATCACTGGTACCGCGGAAAGGGAAACGGCACCTCGCAGGCGCAGGCCCTCTACGCGCGCCGGGAGCAGGCGGCCCCCGCGCTGCGCCGATCGCTGATCGCCGCCGACCTCACGGCGCGCCCCGACGGCCTCGCCCAGGACTCGGCCCGGGGCTCGTATCTCGCCGCCGGCGCCGACGAGGGGGCGCTCCCCCGGATCGCGGCGCTCCAGGCGATTGATCTGCGATCGGTTCTCGCGGACGACCTTCTCGTGAAGGCGGACCGCATGAGCATGGCCTGGTCGCTGGAGGTGCGCTGCCCGTACCTCGATCACCGGGTCATCGAGGCGGTCCTCCCCGGACCGGACCGGTGGAAGATCCGATGGGGACGGCGCAAGGCGCTCCTCCGGGAGGTCAGCCGGCGTTACCTGCCTCCGGACGTCGCGCGGCGGAAGAAGCACGGCTTCATGATCCCGATCGACACGCTGCTGCGCACGGAGTTCGCGGGGATGCTGGGGGATCTCACGTCGCCGCTGAGCCTCGCGAGGCACTCGATTCTCAGCGCGCCGGGAGTCGCCTCCCTGCTCGAGCGGTGGAAGACGGATCCCTCGCTCGCCAAGTCGGTCTGGAAGGTCCTCTGCCTCGAGACGTGGCTCGAGGCGCATCGCGCCGTCCCCGTCAGGTGAGGGGCGACGCCAGCATCAGGATGAGCTGCTTCACCCCGGTCACGTAGGGGGGGACGTCGGCGAACTCGTCGGGGGTGTGGGCGCCGTCGCCGGTCGTGACCCCGATGTCGATCGCGGGAATTCCCATCTGGATCGCGATGTTGTGATCGGCCGTCCCGCGCGGGGTGAGCTGCACCTCGCGCCACCCCGCCCTGTCGAGGGCAGCCGACGCCGCGCGGACGATCTTCGAGTCCCGGAGCCCCTCGATGCGCGCCCCCTCGAGCCTCTGGAGCGACTCGGCGTCGAAGGTGACCCCGACCGACGCCGCGGCCCTCCGGCAGGCCTCGTCGATCTTCCCGTCCAGATGCTCTTCGACCGCCGCGTCGTTGCTCCGGAGGTCGACGGTGAACCACGCGTCGCGCGCCTGCGCGTT from Acidobacteriota bacterium includes:
- the asnB gene encoding asparagine synthase (glutamine-hydrolyzing); protein product: MCGIGGLLFRDADRPVESSHLDAIAGSMVHRGPDDVGSLLDGSFGLTMRRLSVIDLACGHQPIWNETRTVAVVLNGEIYNHKELRADLTRRGHRFDTGSDAESIVHLYEELGPTADLPARLHGMFAFTLYDAERKLAFLARDRVGKKPLYLYRDAAVLAFASEIDALFAPALPFDRTIDAEALDAYFATQYVCGPQTVFRNVRQLPPASHLILERRGAAWVERPEARYWSLPASPVVEGPPWRSFPQAVAGCEAELRRAVRQRLMSDVPLGVLLSGGLDSSLVAAMVARESGPPVRTYSIGFDDPRLDETEAALRVARYLGTEHRSIIMPSLRAEDLVSIIRRTDQPLADPAVVPTWYLSRLAREGVTVALSGEGADEIFGGYHWYRGKGNGTSQAQALYARREQAAPALRRSLIAADLTARPDGLAQDSARGSYLAAGADEGALPRIAALQAIDLRSVLADDLLVKADRMSMAWSLEVRCPYLDHRVIEAVLPGPDRWKIRWGRRKALLREVSRRYLPPDVARRKKHGFMIPIDTLLRTEFAGMLGDLTSPLSLARHSILSAPGVASLLERWKTDPSLAKSVWKVLCLETWLEAHRAVPVR